One window of the Branchiostoma lanceolatum isolate klBraLanc5 chromosome 3, klBraLanc5.hap2, whole genome shotgun sequence genome contains the following:
- the LOC136431374 gene encoding MMS19 nucleotide excision repair protein homolog — protein sequence MAALSGNVQENVLEFVQGQQDSALQNVAKAVFDGETSLLQLVESLGSSLTSTEVTTRARATQLLAEVLHRSPSNRLTEKEAEVLSAFFCDRLLDHHSVQPHVLHGLLALSASPKLPQGDEVKIVQVIFKEVYVQSLVQTDRRAVYNILANFLDSRLEALQTLGADFVWGFIQAMDGEKDPRNLNIAFSIARIAAQAFPIGTFTEELFEVVACYFPIDFTPPADDPHGVSREDLVLGLRQVLAATDKFAEFCVPMLLEKLSSDVTSAKLDSLHTLAACAEVYGAENLKSFLDLLLSAISREVYNSSHQDIENAALTGLTAVVATLSHAVTETGSVFSLHHFLDSVLKGCRHHLCEPELKLMWPSAKLLQAAARASDPACVHVLNTVVPLMVEQFQVHPLPQHRQTMLEVTTAFIHVAHTFTSGTDAPNPIIPHSDNLLTVFYSVLEAADAGLRSSGVGGMAAMMGVGDVVKGKHLDLCAKHLGRLVLHDADSTVQCRSTEALAAMATAHPDVIQAEVLSKLLEVLENNGCNAMDTNQREQVSAKHVTNQYVLNTLAAISTHPTIVRCTVPKLVNHLQALIDSSADEANQEAIATLHCIHGIVEKTVIDDSNVQYFVDTIVQNLMCMALAAAVNTSDRHLVHDTSLLDVVAKALRAVTQRLPNSAGNSIVGKTVQAFLDGNMAALGLNTSANFKPFDVSSPWQQTQTVLLLSAIVCSVAQNVDIPSKSELAKKLLMLSCASDHEPTSLAATKCLSGIVNKWELGKALEMFLQETGGQLEEMLRKTVDEKGRYRAVAVLVWLTKALVIRGHPSGSQFTKILMALFEDEAIGRRAAEGFHVILSDSSDVLCKESHANIRLMYRQRFFMENLPALVDGFNQADDGRKQSFLCAVSHLLTFMPRQVLLGALPLLVPLLVQSLLGEDPSLQVSTLEMFSSLVQEAPQVISQNIDALIPQLLELSKNGPSMSVRMAALKSLGSMTSLPHAVVYPYRNRVVRELALAVGDKKRMVRKEAVAARGEWFLLGSPGGK from the exons ATGGCAGCGCTCAGTGGGAACGTGCAGGAAAACGTCTTGGAATTTGTACAAGGACAGCAAGACAGCGCCTTGCAGAATGTCGCTAAAG CTGTGTTTGATGGGGAAACCAGCCTGTTACAACTGGTGGAAAGTCTGGG GTCCTCTCTCACCAGCACTGAGGTCACAACCAGAGCAAGAGCCACCCAGCTGCTGGCAGAGGTACTGCACAGGTCGCCTAGCAACAGGTTGACAGAGAAAGAAG CTGAGGTCTTGTCTGCCTTCTTCTGTGACCGCCTGTTGGACCACCACTCAGTCCAGCCTCATGTTCTACATGGACTGCTGGCCCTG AGTGCCAGTCCAAAGCTACCACAGGGAGATGAAGTCAAGATTGTACAGGTCATCTTTAAGGAGGTCTATGTACAG TCCCTGGTGCAAACTGACAGAAGAGCCGTCTACAACATCCTGGCTAACTTCCTGGACAGCAGACTGGAAG CCCTGCAGACCCTGGGTGCTGACTTCGTCTGGGGGTTTATACAGGCCATGGACGGCGAGAAGGATCCCAGGAACCTGAATATTGCCTTCAGCATCGCCAGGATCGCCGCACAAGCTTTTCCTATTG gaaCATTCACAGAGGAGTTGTTCGAGGTCGTAGCTTGCTACTTTCCGATTGACTTCACTCCG CCAGCTGATGACCCACACGGAGTGAGTAGGGAGGACCTGGTGCTGGGACTACGGCAGGTGTTGGCTGCCACAGACAAGTTTGCAGAG TTCTGTGTCCCCATGTTGCTGGAGAAGTTGTCGTCTGATGTGACCAGTGCCAAACTGGACTCCCTCCATACACTG GCAGCCTGTGCAGAGGTGTACGGTGCCGAGAACTTGAAGTCTTTCCTGGATCTCCTGTTGTCTGCTATCAGCAGGGAGGTTTATAACTCCAGTCACCAGGACATTGAGAACGCAGCACTGACTGGGCTGACTGCTGTGGTGGCAACACTGTCGCATGCTGTCACAGAG ACTGGCTCTGTGTTCTCCCTGCATCATTTCCTGGACAGTGTTCTGAAGGGGTGCCGACACCACCTGTGTGAGCCCGAGTTGAAGCTGATGTGGCCGAGCGCCAAGCTGCTGCAGGCGGCGGCGCGAGCCTCGGACCCCGCCTGCGTCCACGTCCTGAACACCGTGGTGCCCCTCATGGTGGAGCAGTTTCAggtccaccccctcccccagcacCGTCAAACCATGCTGGAGGTCACCACCGCGTTCATCCACGTAGCTCACACCTTTACCTCTGGAACTGATGCACCCAATCCCATCATCCCCCACAGCGACAACCTCCTGACCGTGTTCTACTCAGTTCTAGAGGCGGCTGACGCAGGACTGAGGAGTAGTGGAGTTGGTGGGATGGCGGCCATGATGGGTGTTGGTGATGTTGTTAAAGGGAAACATCTGGACTTGTGTGCAAAGCACCTTGGGAGGCTTGTTCTCCATGATGCGGATTCTACCGTACAATGTAGGAGCACTGAGGCACtcgctgccatggcaacggctcaTCCTGACGTGATACAAGCAGAAGTTCTGTCCAAACTTCTTGAAGTGCTGGAGAACAATGGCTGTAACGCCATGGACACGAACCAGAGGGAGCAAGTCAGCGCCAAACATGTGACTAACCAGTATGTGTTGAACACTCTGGCTGCAATCTCGACTCACCCCACCATCGTAAGATGCACCGTTCCCAAACTGGTGAATCACCTCCAAGCTTTAATCGACAGTAGTGCAGATGAAGCCAACCAGGAAGCCATCGCTACGTTACACTGCATCCATGGAATAGTTGAAAAAACTGTCATCGATGACTCTAATGTACAATACTTTGTTGATACGATAGTACAAAATCTTATGTGTATGGCTCTAGCCGCTGCTGTGAATACGTCAGATAGACACTTAGTCCACGATACGTCACTTCTAGATGTTGTGGCTAAGGCGTTGAGGGCAGTAACTCAAAGGCTTCCAAACAGTGCAGGGAACAGTATTGTTGGCAAAACTGTCCAGGCCTTCCTGGATGGCAATATGGCAGCACTCGGTCTTAACACATCAGCAAACTTCAAACCATTTGATGTttcatcgccatggcaacagacccAAACAGTTCTGCTCCTAAGTGCTATAGTATGTAGCGTGGCACAGAATGTTGACATTCCCTCAAAAAGTGAACTTGCCAAGAAGTTACTGATGTTGTCTTGTGCATCGGACCACGAGCCTACCTCCCTTGCGGCTACAAAGTGCCTGTCTGGTATTGTTAACAAGTGGGAGCTGGGGAAAGCGCTGGAGATGTTTCTACAAGAGACAGGAGGACAGTTGGAAGAAATGCTGAGAAAAACTGTGGACGAGAAAGGCAGATATCGAGCTGTAGCTGTTCTAGTGTGGTTGACGAAGGCCCTGGTGATAAGGGGTCATCCTTCAGGTTCCCAGTTCACAAAGATCCTCATGGCACTGTTTGAGGATGAAGCTATCGGGAGACGGGCAGCCGAAGGTTTCCATGTCATCCTCAGCGACTCTTCGGATGTTTTGTGTAAAGAATCCCACGCCAACATCCGCCTCATGTACAGACAGCGCTTCTTCATGGAGAACCTCCCCGCTCTGGTGGACGGCTTCAACCAAGCAGACGACGGGAGGAAGCAGTCCTTCCTGTGCGCCGTGTCCCACCTCCTCACCTTCATGCCTCGTCAGGTTCTCTTGGGTGCTCTCCCCCTGCTGGTTCCCCTCTTGGTACAGTCCCTGCTAGGCGAGGATCCCAGTCTCCAAGTGTCCACTTTAGAGATGTTCTCCAGTCTTGTCCAGGAAGCCCCCCAGGTCATTTCACAAAACATAGATGCTCTCATCCCGCAGTTACTGGAGTTGTCTAAAAATGGCCCGTCCATGAGCGTGAGAATGGCTGCCCTGAAAAGCTTGGGCAGCATGACCAGCCTCCCTCACGCAGTAGTGTACCCGTATAGAAACAGAGTGGTACGGGAGCTAGCATTGGCAGTCGGTGATAAAAAGAGAATGGTTAGGAAGGAGGCAGTGGCAGCAAGAGGAGAATGGTTTCTACTAGGAAGTCCTGGAGGAAAATAG